In Paractinoplanes brasiliensis, the following proteins share a genomic window:
- a CDS encoding carbon-nitrogen hydrolase family protein, whose amino-acid sequence MRVAVCQVNSRADREHNLQVARGLLDRAAAAGAELAVLPEYVDYLGPGKTAPKPEGIDGEFAQFFATAARELGIWVHAGSFHEAGPDEHRTYNTSLVFDPRGELITVYRKIHLYDVEIAGRVSYQESRSVASGDKTVSADIAGVRTGLSICYDLRFPELYRRLAVDGGARILIVPAAFMLHTGRDHWEVLLRARAIENQCYVVAAGQIGDHDPSRTCFGRSMIVDPWGTVLAQAPDTVGIVTADLDLARLDHIRSELPSLANRRL is encoded by the coding sequence ATGCGAGTAGCGGTGTGTCAGGTGAATTCACGGGCCGATCGGGAGCACAACCTGCAGGTTGCCCGGGGTCTGCTCGACCGTGCCGCGGCCGCCGGCGCCGAGCTGGCCGTGCTTCCGGAATACGTCGACTACCTGGGCCCCGGCAAGACAGCGCCCAAGCCGGAAGGCATCGACGGCGAGTTCGCGCAGTTCTTCGCCACCGCGGCGCGCGAGCTGGGCATCTGGGTGCACGCCGGCTCCTTCCACGAGGCCGGCCCCGACGAGCACCGCACCTACAACACCTCGCTGGTCTTCGATCCGCGCGGCGAGCTCATCACCGTCTACCGCAAGATCCACCTGTACGACGTGGAGATCGCGGGCCGAGTCTCCTACCAGGAGTCCCGCTCGGTCGCTTCCGGCGACAAAACCGTCTCGGCTGACATCGCCGGGGTCCGCACCGGCCTGTCCATCTGCTACGACCTGCGATTCCCCGAGCTCTACAGGCGCCTGGCCGTCGACGGCGGAGCTCGCATCCTGATCGTGCCGGCCGCGTTCATGCTGCACACGGGCCGCGACCACTGGGAGGTCCTGCTGCGGGCGCGCGCGATCGAAAACCAGTGCTACGTCGTGGCCGCCGGCCAAATCGGAGACCACGACCCATCCCGTACGTGTTTCGGCCGAAGCATGATCGTCGACCCCTGGGGCACGGTCCTTGCCCAGGCCCCCGACACCGTAGGCATCGTCACCGCCGACCTCGACCTCGCGCGCCTCGACCACATCCGCTCCGAACTGCCCAGCCTCGCCAACCGCCGCCTCTAG
- a CDS encoding nuclear transport factor 2 family protein yields MHPFRAAIESRDVEAALALLHEDVVFRSPVVYTPYRGRFAVAPILRAVIHVFEDFEYTHELDDAPSHALLFKARIGDKHLEGCDFLHAGPDGQITEFTVMIRPLKGIQALAEAMQSRLT; encoded by the coding sequence GTGCACCCGTTCCGAGCCGCCATCGAGTCCCGTGACGTGGAGGCCGCCCTGGCTCTCCTGCACGAGGACGTCGTCTTCCGAAGCCCAGTCGTCTACACCCCCTACCGCGGCCGCTTTGCCGTGGCCCCGATCCTCCGTGCCGTGATCCACGTCTTCGAGGACTTCGAATACACCCACGAGCTCGACGACGCCCCGTCCCACGCGCTCCTCTTCAAGGCCCGCATAGGCGACAAGCACCTCGAAGGCTGCGACTTCCTCCACGCCGGCCCCGACGGCCAGATCACCGAGTTCACCGTGATGATCCGCCCCCTGAAGGGCATCCAGGCCCTTGCCGAAGCCATGCAGTCCCGCCTGACATGA
- a CDS encoding PadR family transcriptional regulator, which produces MSLRHALLAALSQGEASGYELAKRFDVAVADYWTATPQQLYRDLERLERDGLVEARVVEQTRRPNKRVFTMTEKGLDELRAFGRRPSKPPAMRDELLVKLQAADRTGEPATLVEAARARETRSREKLARYDQLRDRLLDGRSEDEYLRDSDEVGPYLTLMAGRMYEQLNIRWAATVIETLTRRQKAQPEAE; this is translated from the coding sequence ATGTCACTGCGCCATGCCTTGCTGGCCGCCCTGTCTCAGGGCGAGGCGTCCGGGTACGAGTTGGCCAAGCGGTTCGACGTGGCGGTCGCGGACTACTGGACGGCCACGCCCCAGCAGCTGTACCGGGACCTGGAACGGCTCGAGCGGGACGGTCTGGTCGAGGCGCGCGTCGTCGAACAAACCCGGCGGCCCAACAAACGTGTGTTCACCATGACGGAAAAAGGACTCGACGAACTGCGCGCATTCGGGCGCCGGCCGTCCAAGCCCCCGGCCATGCGCGACGAACTGCTCGTCAAGCTGCAAGCCGCCGACCGGACCGGTGAACCGGCCACCCTCGTCGAGGCGGCGCGGGCGCGAGAAACCCGATCGAGGGAGAAGCTGGCCCGCTACGACCAACTGCGGGATCGACTGCTCGACGGGCGCAGCGAAGACGAATACCTGCGCGACAGCGACGAAGTGGGCCCGTACCTCACGCTCATGGCCGGGCGGATGTACGAGCAGTTGAACATCCGCTGGGCGGCCACGGTGATCGAGACGCTCACCCGGCGGCAGAAAGCGCAGCCCGAGGCCGAGTGA